The following proteins are encoded in a genomic region of Enterocloster clostridioformis:
- the glgX gene encoding glycogen debranching protein GlgX encodes MEDKGKKAARRTADVTWDKSAVKDRKALRPASIDHLALPGTIHLVPMDCIGEYEVRPGFYEINGATAIPGGVNFTVYSHGATAIELLLFRRTEEEPYAVLPFPKHYRIGNVYSMIVFKLNIGEFEYAYRVDGPYEPEKGLIFDKNKYLLDPYAKAVTGQSRWGDPLPGCQHYKARVVKDDFDWADMAQPLTPMEDLIIYELHVRGFTMHGSSAVLHPGTFDGLVEKLPYLLELGVNVVELMPIFEFDEMQDYREVDGRKLYNYWGYNTVSFFAPNTSYTASTEYNREGNELKNLIRVFNQHGIEVYLDVVFNHTAEGNENGPFFSFKGFDNNIYYLLTPEGYYYNFSGCGNALNCNHPIVQQMILNCLRYWVTAYRIDGFRFDLASIMARNEDGAPMSKPPLLQSLAFDPILGDVKLIAEAWDADGLYQVGTFPSWNRWAEWNGRYRDDMRRHIKGEQGMAQAAALRIAGSRDIYADHDRKNASVNFITCHDGFTLYDLFSYNVKHNEPNGWNNTDGANDNNSWNCGAEGETDDPQVEALRRRMVRNACALLMCSRGIPMFLAGDEFCNTQFGNNNAYCQDNEISWLDWERLGQYKDIFCFFQYMIRFRKTHRLVRANVSDGACGFPDVSFHGVKPWCGSFAEYERYVGVMFAGQEEGEGPRTVYIASNAYWEPLDVKLPVLPDGMEWELAADTWENVPCPGPLGGNEFRIRPRTVMVMVGK; translated from the coding sequence ATGGAGGATAAGGGAAAAAAAGCCGCCAGACGCACAGCGGATGTAACATGGGACAAAAGCGCGGTGAAGGACAGGAAAGCCTTAAGACCGGCCAGTATTGATCACCTGGCCCTGCCCGGCACCATTCACCTGGTACCCATGGACTGCATAGGAGAATATGAGGTCAGGCCAGGATTCTATGAGATAAACGGAGCCACCGCCATACCGGGGGGAGTCAATTTTACGGTGTATTCCCATGGAGCCACTGCCATTGAGCTGCTCCTGTTTAGGCGGACAGAGGAGGAGCCCTATGCGGTTCTTCCCTTTCCAAAGCATTACCGCATCGGCAATGTGTACTCCATGATTGTGTTCAAGCTGAACATCGGCGAATTTGAGTATGCGTACCGGGTGGACGGCCCCTATGAACCGGAAAAGGGGCTTATATTTGATAAGAACAAGTATCTGCTGGACCCCTATGCCAAGGCGGTTACCGGACAGAGCCGGTGGGGGGACCCGCTGCCGGGATGCCAGCACTATAAGGCCAGGGTGGTCAAGGATGACTTTGACTGGGCGGATATGGCCCAGCCCCTGACCCCCATGGAGGATTTAATCATTTATGAACTTCATGTAAGGGGATTTACCATGCACGGCTCCTCGGCCGTACTTCATCCCGGAACCTTTGATGGATTGGTGGAAAAGCTTCCCTATCTGCTGGAGCTGGGCGTGAACGTGGTGGAGCTGATGCCCATATTTGAATTCGACGAGATGCAGGATTACCGGGAGGTGGATGGCCGGAAGCTTTATAATTACTGGGGATACAACACCGTAAGCTTCTTTGCGCCCAACACCAGCTACACTGCCAGCACGGAGTACAACCGAGAGGGCAATGAACTTAAGAACCTGATACGGGTGTTCAACCAGCATGGGATTGAGGTCTACCTGGATGTGGTATTCAACCATACGGCGGAAGGAAATGAAAACGGGCCCTTCTTTTCTTTTAAAGGATTTGATAACAATATATACTATCTGCTGACTCCGGAGGGATACTACTACAATTTCAGCGGCTGCGGCAATGCCTTAAACTGCAATCACCCCATTGTCCAGCAGATGATTCTCAACTGCCTCCGTTATTGGGTTACGGCCTACCGGATTGACGGGTTCCGCTTTGATCTGGCCTCCATCATGGCGCGCAACGAGGACGGCGCGCCCATGAGCAAGCCTCCCCTGCTTCAGAGTCTTGCCTTTGACCCCATTCTGGGCGATGTCAAGCTCATAGCCGAGGCGTGGGACGCGGACGGCCTTTATCAGGTGGGGACTTTCCCGTCCTGGAACCGTTGGGCAGAGTGGAACGGCAGGTACAGGGACGACATGCGCCGCCATATCAAGGGAGAACAAGGCATGGCACAGGCGGCGGCCCTGCGAATCGCCGGCTCCAGGGATATATATGCGGACCACGACAGGAAGAACGCATCCGTGAATTTCATTACCTGCCATGACGGCTTTACCCTTTACGACCTGTTTTCCTACAATGTAAAGCACAATGAGCCAAACGGATGGAACAATACGGACGGCGCCAATGACAACAACAGCTGGAACTGCGGCGCGGAGGGGGAGACAGACGATCCTCAGGTGGAAGCCCTGAGGCGGCGCATGGTGCGCAATGCCTGCGCCCTCCTCATGTGCAGCAGGGGAATACCCATGTTTCTGGCGGGAGATGAGTTCTGCAACACCCAGTTCGGCAATAACAATGCCTATTGCCAGGACAATGAGATTTCCTGGCTGGATTGGGAGCGGCTGGGGCAGTATAAGGATATATTTTGTTTCTTCCAATATATGATACGGTTTCGCAAGACACACCGACTGGTACGCGCCAATGTGAGTGACGGGGCCTGCGGCTTCCCGGATGTGAGCTTTCACGGAGTGAAGCCCTGGTGCGGCTCCTTTGCGGAGTATGAGCGCTATGTGGGCGTCATGTTTGCCGGCCAGGAGGAGGGGGAAGGGCCCCGGACCGTGTACATTGCATCCAATGCGTATTGGGAACCTCTTGATGTAAAGCTGCCGGTCCTTCCGGATGGAATGGAATGGGAGCTGGCGGCAGATACGTGGGAGAATGTGCCTTGTCCGGGCCCCCTGGGGGGAAATGAATTTAGGATTCGTCCAAGGACCGTGATGGTGATGGTGGGAAAATAA
- the cdaA gene encoding diadenylate cyclase CdaA, with translation MAEILVKVTSWLSLLPRISVGNILEIVIISFLVYELLVWIKNTRAWNLLKGLLVILVFVLFAAVLHLTTILWILENTTTIAVTALLVIFQPELRKALEQLGSRNYMSYIFSFDEGKDNQGFNDKTINELVRATFEMAKVKTGALMVIERGSSLKEIERTGIEINGLVTSQLLINIFEHNTPLHDGAVVIRGNRITAATCYLPLTDNMSISKALGTRHRAAVGVSESTDSITIVVSEETGRVSVAEGGVLSRIPDAESLKKVLSNVKEETVSLNRLKIWKGRLKNGKKAV, from the coding sequence ATGGCGGAAATACTGGTAAAAGTGACATCCTGGCTGTCGCTGCTGCCAAGGATATCAGTGGGAAATATTCTGGAAATCGTGATTATTTCCTTTCTGGTCTATGAACTTCTGGTGTGGATTAAGAACACCAGGGCTTGGAACCTGTTAAAGGGACTTCTGGTTATCCTGGTGTTTGTGCTGTTTGCCGCCGTGCTTCATCTGACCACCATATTGTGGATTCTGGAGAATACCACAACCATTGCGGTGACGGCCCTTCTGGTTATCTTCCAGCCTGAGCTTCGCAAGGCCCTGGAACAGCTGGGAAGCCGCAATTACATGTCCTATATCTTTTCCTTTGACGAGGGCAAGGATAACCAGGGATTTAACGACAAGACCATCAACGAGCTGGTCAGGGCCACCTTTGAGATGGCCAAAGTAAAGACAGGCGCCCTGATGGTGATTGAGCGGGGATCTTCCCTGAAGGAGATAGAGAGGACGGGAATCGAAATCAACGGCCTGGTGACCAGCCAGCTGCTGATTAATATTTTTGAACACAACACACCTCTTCACGACGGCGCAGTGGTTATCAGGGGCAACCGCATTACAGCGGCAACCTGTTATCTGCCGCTGACCGATAACATGAGCATCAGCAAGGCCCTGGGCACGCGCCACAGGGCGGCTGTAGGTGTAAGTGAATCCACGGACAGTATCACCATCGTGGTGTCGGAGGAAACCGGAAGGGTATCGGTAGCAGAAGGAGGAGTGTTGTCCAGGATACCAGATGCAGAAAGCCTCAAAAAGGTACTTTCCAACGTGAAAGAGGAGACTGTTTCATTGAACCGATTGAAAATATGGAAGGGAAGGCTGAAGAATGGAAAAAAAGCTGTCTAA
- a CDS encoding YbbR-like domain-containing protein → MEKKLSNNLGLKVLSVFLAFFVWLAVVNINNPEDSDSKEVPLDIVNEGILTSNGKTYELLTDKDTVTVSYRVRTLDKAGISASDFRAYIDLADIYEPTGAVPVKIEVKNNKRLLDTPVAKPGVIRVKTEDLQRKSFEIRAKVIGEAAEGYDRGTPSVSPNYINVSGPMSVVGQISAVGIVINVDGADSNLADSAPVVCFDANENEIPTDERITFSRSSVDYTMPILKRKSLVLNFEPEGRVADGYRYTGIESSRPSVAVNGLKSDLANINSITIPSSELNMDGATGDKEVTLDISQYLPEGVYLSDESSKEVRVVIKVEALESRTFELKTSQIKRVGAHSDYEYQYDRDSVNVVIRGLKEDLYQLSAAVLGAEMDVEDMVPGENSGEIKFQLGDAYELVSYDHIQVTVTEKGPSADSTTASTDEGQEGTESETSEGPVSASKAETGQ, encoded by the coding sequence ATGGAAAAAAAGCTGTCTAATAATCTTGGGCTTAAAGTACTTTCTGTCTTCCTGGCATTTTTTGTTTGGCTGGCAGTGGTGAACATCAATAACCCGGAGGACTCGGATTCAAAGGAGGTGCCGCTGGATATTGTCAATGAAGGAATCCTGACGTCCAACGGCAAGACATATGAGCTGCTGACGGATAAGGATACCGTTACAGTCAGCTACCGTGTAAGGACTCTGGATAAGGCGGGCATCAGCGCCTCGGATTTCAGGGCCTATATAGATTTGGCTGATATATATGAACCCACGGGCGCAGTGCCGGTGAAGATAGAGGTTAAGAACAACAAACGTCTTTTGGACACTCCGGTGGCAAAGCCGGGGGTCATCCGCGTCAAGACAGAGGATTTGCAGCGCAAGTCCTTTGAGATCAGGGCCAAGGTGATAGGGGAAGCTGCCGAAGGATACGATAGAGGAACACCTTCTGTTTCGCCAAACTATATCAATGTCAGCGGTCCCATGTCTGTGGTGGGCCAGATCAGCGCTGTGGGAATTGTGATCAACGTGGACGGCGCAGACTCCAACCTGGCAGACAGCGCTCCTGTAGTGTGCTTTGACGCCAATGAAAATGAAATACCCACTGACGAGCGCATCACCTTCAGCCGCTCCAGCGTGGATTATACAATGCCGATTCTCAAGCGCAAGAGCCTGGTGCTGAACTTTGAGCCGGAGGGCAGGGTGGCAGACGGATACCGGTATACTGGGATAGAGAGCAGCCGTCCTTCTGTGGCTGTCAACGGACTGAAATCCGATTTGGCCAATATTAATTCCATTACCATTCCTAGCTCTGAGCTGAATATGGACGGAGCCACAGGGGATAAGGAAGTCACCCTCGATATCAGCCAGTATCTGCCGGAGGGAGTTTACCTTTCGGACGAGTCATCCAAAGAGGTGAGGGTTGTCATCAAGGTGGAAGCTTTGGAGAGCAGGACATTTGAGCTTAAGACCAGCCAGATTAAGCGGGTGGGAGCCCACAGCGATTATGAATATCAGTATGACAGGGATTCTGTGAACGTAGTCATAAGAGGTCTGAAGGAAGATCTGTACCAGCTTTCGGCTGCCGTCCTGGGCGCTGAGATGGATGTGGAGGATATGGTGCCGGGAGAGAACAGCGGGGAGATTAAGTTCCAGCTGGGCGATGCCTATGAACTGGTGAGCTACGACCATATCCAGGTGACAGTGACAGAAAAAGGACCGTCGGCTGACAGTACAACGGCCAGCACGGATGAGGGCCAGGAGGGGACAGAAAGTGAGACATCAGAAGGACCTGTCAGCGCGTCTAAGGCAGAGACCGGTCAGTAA
- a CDS encoding HPr family phosphocarrier protein, with amino-acid sequence MVSKTTVIKNPSGLHLRPAGVLCKEALRYKSKISFKVRTTTANAKSVLSVLGACVKSGDEIEFVCEGPDEKEALEAMVGIVEAGLGE; translated from the coding sequence ATGGTAAGCAAAACAACTGTAATCAAGAATCCGTCCGGTCTGCACCTGCGGCCGGCGGGAGTCCTCTGCAAGGAGGCACTGCGTTATAAATCAAAAATATCCTTCAAGGTGCGCACCACCACGGCCAATGCCAAGAGTGTATTAAGCGTCCTTGGAGCTTGCGTGAAATCTGGAGACGAAATCGAATTCGTCTGTGAGGGGCCGGATGAGAAGGAAGCACTGGAAGCCATGGTTGGTATCGTGGAGGCCGGGTTAGGCGAGTAG
- the ptsP gene encoding phosphoenolpyruvate--protein phosphotransferase: MRYKGTSASAGIGIGKAVIVEEIRLVIAMQAVTDVEEEVQRFKGALDETIKATEKLAEDLATRVGEKEAEIMQGHMMLLADPMLTGEIENSIRNDSVNSEYAIENVCNMYADMFASMGDELMQQRATDMRDIKTRMQQMLMGIQSVDISSLPEGSIIVAKDLTPSMTAGINPAKVTGIVTELGGKTSHSAILARALEIPAVVAVTGFMDGVKDGDQVVLDGSTGEVYVNPDQAVAADYEEKRKRFLVEKKELEQYIGKPSVTRDGVQVEIVANIGRPEDVDKVLQYDGEGIGLFRTEFLFMDRNAMPTEEEQFEAYKKVAAAMNGKPVIIRTLDIGGDKEIPYMGLEKDENPFLGYRAIRFCLDRREDVYKPQLRALLRASAFGNIRIMVPLVTCIEEYRQAKALVEEIKKELDEKGIAYNKDIQVGIMVETAAASLIADIFAKEADFFSIGTNDLTQYTMSVDRGNKKVSYLYSTFNPAVLRSIKHIIACGREAGIMVGMCGEAASDPMMIPLLLAFGLNEFSMSASAILKARKMVTQYSAEELQAVADKAMSFATAAEIEQYMRDFVEKVTD, from the coding sequence ATGAGGTACAAGGGAACAAGCGCTTCTGCAGGAATTGGAATTGGAAAAGCGGTGATTGTGGAGGAGATCCGGCTGGTGATTGCCATGCAGGCGGTTACCGATGTGGAAGAGGAGGTGCAGCGTTTTAAGGGAGCGCTGGACGAGACCATAAAGGCCACAGAGAAGCTGGCAGAGGACCTGGCAACCAGGGTGGGCGAGAAGGAAGCGGAAATCATGCAGGGACATATGATGCTTCTGGCAGACCCCATGCTGACAGGGGAGATTGAGAACTCTATCAGAAATGACAGCGTAAACAGTGAATATGCCATTGAGAATGTGTGCAACATGTATGCGGATATGTTTGCCTCCATGGGAGACGAACTGATGCAGCAGAGAGCCACGGACATGCGCGACATCAAGACCCGTATGCAGCAGATGCTTATGGGAATCCAGTCCGTGGACATCTCCTCCCTGCCGGAAGGCAGCATCATCGTGGCAAAGGACCTGACCCCGTCCATGACAGCGGGAATCAATCCGGCCAAGGTTACCGGTATTGTCACGGAGCTGGGCGGCAAGACCTCCCACAGCGCAATCCTGGCAAGGGCCCTGGAGATTCCGGCTGTGGTGGCTGTCACAGGCTTTATGGACGGCGTAAAGGACGGGGACCAGGTGGTACTGGACGGCAGCACCGGGGAGGTGTATGTGAACCCTGACCAGGCTGTGGCGGCTGATTACGAGGAGAAGAGAAAGCGGTTCCTGGTGGAAAAGAAGGAGCTGGAGCAGTATATCGGCAAGCCTTCTGTCACAAGGGACGGCGTACAGGTGGAAATCGTGGCCAACATCGGAAGGCCCGAGGACGTAGATAAGGTGCTCCAGTATGACGGAGAGGGCATCGGACTGTTCCGCACCGAGTTTTTGTTTATGGACAGAAATGCCATGCCTACAGAGGAAGAACAGTTCGAGGCATATAAGAAGGTGGCTGCTGCCATGAACGGCAAGCCGGTCATCATCCGCACCCTGGATATCGGAGGCGACAAGGAGATTCCGTACATGGGCCTGGAGAAGGACGAGAATCCATTCCTGGGCTACCGGGCAATCCGTTTCTGCCTGGACCGCAGGGAGGATGTGTATAAGCCTCAGCTGAGGGCGCTTTTAAGGGCAAGCGCATTCGGCAACATCCGTATCATGGTTCCTTTAGTAACATGCATTGAAGAGTACCGTCAGGCGAAGGCTCTTGTGGAGGAAATCAAGAAGGAGCTGGATGAAAAGGGCATTGCATACAACAAGGACATCCAGGTGGGCATCATGGTGGAGACAGCCGCCGCTTCCCTGATTGCAGATATCTTTGCAAAGGAAGCGGATTTCTTCAGTATCGGCACCAATGATTTGACCCAGTACACCATGTCGGTAGACAGGGGCAATAAAAAGGTATCCTATCTGTATTCCACCTTTAACCCGGCTGTGCTCAGAAGTATTAAGCATATCATCGCCTGCGGCCGTGAGGCAGGCATCATGGTCGGCATGTGCGGCGAAGCGGCAAGCGACCCAATGATGATTCCGCTGCTTCTGGCATTTGGACTCAACGAATTCAGCATGAGCGCGTCCGCCATTCTGAAGGCCAGGAAGATGGTCACCCAGTACAGTGCAGAGGAACTTCAGGCAGTTGCCGACAAGGCCATGAGCTTTGCCACTGCGGCGGAAATAGAACAATACATGAGAGATTTTGTGGAGAAGGTTACGGATTAA
- a CDS encoding O-antigen polymerase: MAVYLVCYIISFILARQHFYMLSGLVLITAALWLYIKDYRETGNLIHLRGLFCLFFVGGQGISCFKLSRLQTDWSTQTWVCLGLAVFTFWIVFEVLHRIYDGWSAADMQSVYRFYASAESPLQAKRLLHSMAALVVISFLAFFFEAWKLGFVPLFSYGVPHAYSYFHVSGVHYFTVSCVLVPSLFVVYSLMISRRGRGLTRDQGFWLGVLMVVLSLAVPVLCVSRFQLILAVGMAAFTFISMSGTFSLVCVGVLMACMIPAYLVLTVMRSHSVEYLNGIFEMKNSHMPIFITQPYMYIANNYDNFNCLVEQLVSHSFGLRMCFPVWALTGLKFLFPVLVSFPLFVTKKELTTLTLFYDAYYDFGIFGMVLLGGLLGAACYFLVKRRRKMSCPAGHVIYAQIAMYMMLSFFTTWFSNPATWFYLAVTGIIYMYIKS, from the coding sequence ATGGCAGTTTATCTGGTTTGTTATATCATAAGCTTCATATTGGCCCGGCAGCATTTTTATATGCTGTCTGGGCTGGTTTTAATTACAGCGGCCCTGTGGCTGTATATAAAGGATTACAGGGAGACAGGCAACCTGATTCACCTGAGGGGGCTTTTCTGCCTCTTTTTTGTGGGAGGGCAGGGAATCTCCTGCTTTAAGCTCAGCCGCCTTCAGACGGATTGGAGCACCCAGACATGGGTCTGCCTGGGACTGGCGGTGTTCACCTTCTGGATTGTGTTTGAGGTGCTGCACAGGATATATGACGGCTGGAGCGCGGCGGATATGCAGTCCGTATACCGTTTTTATGCCTCGGCTGAATCCCCCTTGCAGGCAAAGCGCCTCCTTCACTCCATGGCGGCGCTGGTGGTCATATCCTTCCTTGCCTTTTTCTTTGAGGCGTGGAAGCTGGGCTTTGTGCCGCTGTTTTCCTACGGGGTACCCCATGCCTATTCCTATTTTCATGTCAGCGGAGTCCACTATTTTACGGTTTCCTGTGTGCTGGTGCCCAGTCTGTTCGTGGTGTACAGCCTTATGATATCCCGCAGGGGAAGAGGACTGACCAGGGATCAGGGATTCTGGCTGGGAGTTCTTATGGTGGTGCTGTCCCTGGCCGTGCCGGTGCTGTGCGTGTCCAGGTTCCAGCTGATTCTGGCAGTGGGCATGGCCGCCTTTACCTTTATTTCCATGAGCGGCACCTTCAGCCTGGTCTGTGTGGGAGTACTGATGGCCTGCATGATTCCCGCCTATCTGGTCTTAACTGTTATGCGCAGCCACAGTGTGGAATACCTGAACGGCATTTTTGAGATGAAGAACAGCCATATGCCCATATTCATCACACAGCCCTATATGTATATTGCCAACAACTACGATAATTTTAACTGCCTGGTGGAGCAGCTGGTATCCCACAGCTTTGGGCTTCGCATGTGTTTTCCGGTGTGGGCTCTTACTGGACTTAAATTCCTGTTCCCGGTACTGGTGAGCTTTCCTCTCTTTGTGACCAAGAAGGAGCTGACCACCCTTACCCTGTTCTACGATGCCTACTATGATTTCGGCATCTTTGGAATGGTGCTTCTGGGCGGGCTTTTGGGAGCAGCATGCTACTTTCTGGTAAAACGCAGGCGGAAGATGTCATGTCCGGCAGGCCATGTGATCTATGCCCAGATTGCCATGTACATGATGCTGTCATTTTTCACCACCTGGTTTTCCAATCCGGCCACCTGGTTTTATCTGGCGGTTACAGGTATTATTTACATGTACATCAAGTCCTGA
- the licT gene encoding BglG family transcription antiterminator LicT codes for MKIAKIINNNVVSTCDEEGREIIVMGRGVGFKAKEGSTIDEEKVEKIFRLESQNTMDKFKELLVNLPMEHVQISAEIISYAKEVLNRPINPNVYITLTDHINFALERYKQKMMFSNPLIREVRSFYHAEYLIGEYAIAMIERGLGVKLPVDEAASIALHIVNAEYDAPMGDTIKITNLIQQVLEVVREYFSIELDEQSLSYERFITHLRFLAQRVFTGEHMNLDNLEFQEVIDRLYPEEYACSQKIQALIKLQYRHQVTEEEVAYLALHIKRIRTK; via the coding sequence ATGAAAATAGCGAAAATAATTAATAATAATGTAGTAAGTACCTGCGATGAAGAAGGCAGGGAAATCATCGTCATGGGAAGAGGCGTTGGTTTTAAAGCAAAGGAAGGCAGCACCATTGACGAGGAGAAGGTGGAGAAAATATTCCGCCTGGAGAGTCAGAACACCATGGATAAGTTTAAGGAGCTGCTTGTGAACCTTCCCATGGAGCATGTACAGATTTCAGCAGAAATCATCAGTTATGCCAAAGAGGTCCTTAACCGGCCTATTAACCCAAATGTGTATATCACTCTTACAGACCATATAAACTTTGCACTGGAGCGGTACAAACAGAAGATGATGTTTTCCAATCCTTTAATCAGGGAGGTGCGCAGCTTTTACCACGCGGAATATCTCATTGGCGAATATGCCATTGCCATGATTGAAAGGGGCCTGGGAGTGAAGCTCCCGGTGGACGAGGCAGCTTCCATTGCCCTTCACATTGTCAATGCGGAGTATGATGCGCCTATGGGTGATACAATTAAGATCACCAATCTGATACAGCAGGTATTGGAGGTGGTCAGGGAGTATTTTAGTATAGAGCTGGATGAGCAGTCCCTCAGCTATGAGAGGTTCATCACTCATCTGCGCTTTCTGGCCCAGCGGGTATTTACCGGGGAGCATATGAATCTGGATAACCTGGAATTCCAGGAGGTCATTGACCGTCTGTATCCGGAGGAATATGCCTGCAGCCAAAAAATACAGGCGCTCATCAAGCTGCAGTACAGGCACCAGGTAACAGAGGAAGAGGTGGCTTACCTGGCCCTGCATATTAAACGTATCAGGACTAAATAA
- a CDS encoding PTS sugar transporter subunit IIA, with translation MFGSLKKLFGGEEKEEKIIAAPVSGTAIPMGQVSDPTFSQEILGKGTAVIPSDGRVVAPADGLVTMVFDTKHAISMQTDNGAELIIHIGLDTVQLKGQYFEAHVAAGDKVKQGDLLLDFEIDKIKEAGYDVTTPVIICNTPQFPKMECRNGMEVKAGETAIIKL, from the coding sequence ATGTTTGGATCACTTAAGAAGTTATTCGGGGGAGAAGAAAAGGAAGAGAAGATAATCGCAGCGCCGGTCAGCGGAACAGCCATTCCCATGGGCCAGGTAAGCGACCCCACCTTCAGCCAGGAGATTCTGGGAAAAGGAACAGCAGTCATACCATCGGACGGCAGAGTGGTTGCGCCTGCAGACGGACTGGTGACCATGGTATTTGATACAAAGCATGCCATCAGCATGCAGACAGACAATGGCGCGGAGCTGATTATCCACATCGGTCTGGACACGGTACAGCTTAAGGGGCAGTACTTTGAGGCTCATGTGGCTGCGGGGGATAAGGTAAAGCAGGGCGATCTTCTTCTGGACTTTGAAATAGACAAGATTAAGGAAGCCGGTTACGATGTGACTACGCCGGTTATTATCTGCAACACGCCCCAGTTCCCGAAGATGGAATGTAGGAACGGAATGGAAGTAAAGGCGGGAGAGACGGCCATCATCAAACTGTAA
- a CDS encoding HPr family phosphocarrier protein — MIERSFILKDEMGLHARPAAMLMVRMLHVSSSVEIICGDRRADGKDVMSIMAMNTVAGDEVTFRIDGPDEDAAMKEVESVLAADA, encoded by the coding sequence TTGATAGAGCGGAGCTTTATCTTAAAAGATGAAATGGGGCTTCACGCAAGGCCGGCCGCCATGCTTATGGTCAGGATGCTTCATGTAAGCTCCTCCGTGGAAATCATCTGCGGGGACCGCAGGGCGGACGGGAAGGATGTCATGAGCATCATGGCCATGAATACCGTGGCAGGAGATGAGGTTACCTTCCGTATAGACGGACCCGATGAAGATGCTGCCATGAAAGAAGTGGAGTCTGTTCTGGCCGCCGATGCCTGA
- the nagE gene encoding N-acetylglucosamine-specific PTS transporter subunit IIBC, translating to MMKYLQKLGKAIMLPVAVLPVAAIMMGIGYAMCPATMQGGDVTGIVQIIGFALVKIGSAVIDKLPMLFAVGVAIGLSKDQHGAAGLAGLVAFLTVTTVLNSGVVATMMNVEEAPLAFSKIDNAFIGIISGITASICYNRFSSAQLPTALAFFSGKRCVPIVTSFVMVAESAILYFVWPMLFNALVWVGEQIMGLGPVGAGLYAFANRLLIPTGLHHALNAVFWFDIAGIADINKFWGFAEGGIKGVTGMYQAGFFPVMMFGLPAAAFAMYQTAKPEKKQYAAGILIAGAVASFVSGVTEPLEFSFMFLAPGLYLVHAVLTGISVAVAAAFHWTAGFCFSAGVTDFIFSCRLPMANQPFMLLVQGVVFAIIYYVVFRAVITKFDLPTPGREKEDLDAEMAAVLANDDFTKVAAIVLEGLGGKGNVVSLDNCITRLRLEIKDYTLVDEKKIKSAGVAGVMRPSKTSVQVIVGTKVQFVADEMKKML from the coding sequence ATGATGAAGTATTTGCAGAAACTAGGTAAGGCCATCATGCTTCCTGTTGCCGTTCTGCCGGTTGCAGCTATTATGATGGGTATTGGCTACGCCATGTGTCCTGCCACCATGCAGGGCGGCGACGTAACCGGTATCGTCCAGATAATCGGTTTTGCGCTGGTGAAGATTGGCAGTGCCGTAATCGATAAGCTGCCCATGCTGTTTGCAGTAGGCGTGGCAATCGGTTTATCAAAGGACCAGCACGGTGCGGCAGGCCTTGCAGGTCTGGTTGCATTCCTGACTGTTACCACCGTACTTAACAGCGGAGTTGTTGCCACTATGATGAATGTAGAGGAAGCTCCTCTGGCTTTCTCCAAGATTGACAACGCGTTTATCGGTATCATTTCCGGTATCACAGCGTCCATTTGTTACAACAGGTTCAGCAGCGCACAGCTGCCAACCGCACTTGCTTTCTTCTCAGGAAAGCGCTGTGTGCCCATCGTTACATCTTTCGTTATGGTTGCAGAGTCCGCCATCCTGTACTTTGTATGGCCGATGCTGTTCAATGCCCTTGTATGGGTTGGCGAGCAGATCATGGGACTGGGTCCTGTAGGCGCGGGTCTCTATGCATTTGCAAACCGTCTTCTGATTCCAACCGGACTGCATCACGCGCTGAACGCGGTATTCTGGTTTGACATTGCAGGAATTGCCGATATCAACAAATTCTGGGGCTTCGCAGAAGGCGGAATCAAGGGTGTTACCGGTATGTACCAGGCAGGTTTCTTCCCGGTAATGATGTTCGGCCTTCCGGCTGCAGCATTTGCGATGTACCAGACAGCAAAGCCGGAGAAGAAGCAGTATGCGGCAGGTATCCTGATTGCAGGAGCAGTGGCATCCTTCGTATCCGGCGTTACCGAGCCTCTGGAGTTCTCCTTCATGTTCCTGGCTCCCGGACTGTACCTTGTACACGCCGTTCTGACCGGTATCTCCGTAGCGGTAGCAGCCGCATTCCACTGGACCGCAGGCTTCTGCTTCAGCGCGGGTGTCACGGACTTCATTTTCAGCTGCAGGCTGCCAATGGCCAACCAGCCGTTCATGCTGTTAGTACAGGGCGTTGTATTCGCAATTATCTACTACGTAGTATTCCGCGCCGTCATCACCAAATTCGACCTTCCCACACCAGGACGTGAGAAAGAAGACTTAGACGCAGAAATGGCAGCCGTATTAGCAAACGACGATTTCACCAAGGTAGCTGCCATTGTCTTAGAAGGATTAGGCGGCAAAGGAAACGTAGTATCATTAGACAACTGCATTACAAGACTGAGATTAGAGATAAAAGATTACACATTAGTAGACGAGAAAAAGATAAAATCCGCAGGCGTGGCCGGAGTCATGAGGCCAAGCAAGACATCTGTACAGGTAATAGTAGGAACCAAGGTACAGTTTGTAGCGGATGAGATGAAAAAAATGTTATAG